In Streptomyces sp. SN-593, a single genomic region encodes these proteins:
- a CDS encoding ATP-binding cassette domain-containing protein, producing MVHVSATPVLALRGVSKRFGAVQALTDVELEVHAGEVVALVGDNGAGKSTLVKTIAGVHPIDEGVIEWEGRGVSISRPQDAQQLGVATVYQDLALCDNLDVVGNLFLGRELLRFGSLDEVTMEKRSRELLNTLSIRIPSVRIPIASLSGGQRQVVAIARALIGEPKVVILDEPTAALGVEQTAQVLDLVERLRERGLGVILISHNMADVTAVADTVHVLRLGRNNGSFPVKSTTNEQIIAAITGATDNAVTRRQSRSAEAAK from the coding sequence ATGGTTCACGTGTCCGCTACGCCCGTGTTGGCGTTGCGCGGAGTCTCCAAGCGATTCGGTGCGGTACAAGCCCTCACCGACGTCGAACTGGAGGTCCACGCCGGAGAAGTGGTCGCCCTCGTGGGTGACAACGGTGCCGGCAAGTCCACCTTGGTCAAGACGATCGCAGGCGTCCACCCGATCGACGAGGGCGTCATCGAGTGGGAGGGCCGCGGCGTCAGCATCAGCCGCCCGCAGGACGCCCAGCAGCTCGGTGTCGCCACCGTCTACCAGGACCTCGCCCTGTGCGACAACCTCGACGTGGTCGGCAACCTGTTCCTCGGCCGGGAGCTGCTGCGGTTCGGCAGCCTCGACGAGGTGACGATGGAGAAGCGCTCCCGCGAGCTGCTGAACACCCTGTCCATCCGCATCCCCAGTGTCCGCATCCCGATCGCGAGCCTCTCCGGCGGTCAGCGCCAGGTGGTCGCGATCGCGCGCGCCCTGATCGGCGAGCCGAAGGTCGTCATCCTCGACGAACCGACCGCCGCCCTCGGCGTGGAGCAGACCGCCCAGGTGCTCGACCTCGTCGAGCGGCTGCGCGAGCGCGGCCTCGGCGTCATTCTGATCAGCCACAACATGGCAGATGTGACGGCCGTCGCGGACACCGTCCACGTGCTGCGGCTGGGCCGGAACAACGGTTCCTTCCCGGTGAAGAGCACCACGAACGAGCAGATCATCGCCGCGATCACCGGCGCCACGGACAACGCCGTGACCCGTCGGCAGTCGCGCAGCGCGGAGGCGGCCAAGTGA
- a CDS encoding sugar ABC transporter permease: MSDKTTIDTSKAGDQPPSEEVPPPAVAAVDPRLLVREQGLKGYVTEFQRRLKGGELGSLPVIVALIVIWAIFQSKDSLFLSSTNMVNISYFVAGTGMLAIGLVFVLLLGEIDLSVASVSGLISALFAVFTTTHGMNMWLAFLLAVLIGIGIGAVHGIFFAKVGVPAFVVTLAGFLGWNGLMLWVLGDTGSLSIADKGPMHLLGQTSFFMDQDIAGAYILATVGVAALLIGSFVEQGRRRKAGVPFRPTSEIVARAVLLAIVGYVVAFVLNKTAGVPNALVVFLVALIICDFVLRRTTFGRKVFALGGSIEASRRAGINVDLVRIAVFAIAGGFAALGGLFLAAQTQTATLQAGSGNTLMLAIAAAVIGGTSLFGGRGRVWSALLGGLVIQSITTGLDLLNMNTSIQYMITGGVLLAAVVVDSVSRRTQRTSGRA, from the coding sequence GTGAGCGACAAGACGACCATCGACACGTCGAAGGCCGGCGACCAGCCGCCTTCCGAGGAAGTCCCGCCCCCCGCGGTGGCCGCGGTCGACCCCCGCCTGCTGGTCCGCGAACAGGGCCTGAAGGGCTACGTCACCGAGTTCCAGCGCCGCCTCAAGGGCGGCGAGCTGGGCTCGCTGCCGGTCATCGTGGCCCTGATCGTCATCTGGGCGATCTTCCAGAGCAAGGACAGCCTGTTCCTCAGCTCGACCAACATGGTCAACATCAGCTACTTCGTGGCGGGCACCGGCATGCTCGCCATCGGGCTGGTGTTCGTGCTGCTGCTCGGTGAGATCGACCTGTCGGTGGCCTCGGTCAGCGGCCTGATCTCCGCGCTGTTCGCGGTGTTCACCACCACGCACGGCATGAACATGTGGCTGGCGTTCCTGCTGGCCGTGCTGATCGGCATCGGCATCGGCGCCGTGCACGGCATCTTCTTCGCGAAGGTCGGCGTGCCCGCCTTCGTCGTCACCCTGGCCGGCTTCCTCGGCTGGAACGGCCTGATGCTGTGGGTGCTGGGCGACACCGGCAGCCTCTCGATCGCCGACAAGGGCCCGATGCACCTGCTCGGCCAGACGTCCTTCTTCATGGACCAGGACATCGCCGGCGCCTACATCCTGGCCACCGTCGGTGTCGCGGCGCTGCTGATCGGCTCGTTCGTGGAGCAGGGCCGCCGCCGCAAGGCCGGCGTCCCGTTCCGCCCGACCAGCGAGATCGTGGCCCGCGCGGTGCTGCTGGCGATCGTCGGCTACGTGGTCGCGTTCGTGCTCAACAAGACCGCCGGCGTGCCGAACGCCCTCGTGGTCTTCCTGGTCGCGCTGATCATCTGCGACTTCGTGCTGCGCCGGACCACCTTCGGCCGCAAGGTCTTCGCGCTCGGCGGCAGCATCGAGGCCTCCCGGCGTGCCGGTATCAACGTGGACCTGGTCCGGATCGCGGTCTTCGCGATCGCCGGCGGCTTCGCGGCCCTCGGCGGTCTCTTCCTCGCCGCCCAGACCCAGACCGCGACGCTCCAGGCGGGCAGCGGCAACACGCTGATGCTGGCCATCGCCGCGGCCGTCATCGGCGGCACCAGCCTCTTCGGCGGGCGCGGCCGCGTCTGGTCGGCCCTCCTCGGCGGCCTGGTCATCCAGTCCATCACCACCGGCCTGGACCTGCTGAACATGAACACCTCGATCCAGTACATGATCACCGGCGGCGTGCTGCTCGCCGCGGTCGTGGTGGACTCGGTGTCCCGCAGGACCCAGCGGACGTCCGGTCGCGCCTAG
- the dxs gene encoding 1-deoxy-D-xylulose-5-phosphate synthase gives MALLTRINGPRDLDRLSPQQLVELAEEIRDFLVDAVSKTGGHLGPNLGVVELTVALHRVFHSPADRVLFDTGHQAYVHKLLTGRQDFARLKGTGGLSGYPSRAESEHDVIENSHASTVLGWADGLAKANELLGRDDRVVAVIGDGALTGGMAWEALNNIAAAKHRPLVIVVNDNEWSYSPTIGGLANHLATLRTTDGYEQFLARTKEVLERTPLIGRPLYETLHGAKKGLKDFVTPQGMFEDLGLKYVGPIDGHDIEAVESALQRAKRFRGPVIVHCITEKGRGYTPAERDETDRFHGIGPIHPDTGLPVSAGGADWTSVFGDEMLELGKEREDIVAITAAMLHPVGLTKFAKAFPERVYDVGIAEQHAATSAAGLATGGLHPVFAVYATFLNRAFDQVLMDVALHRCGVTFVLDRAGVTGSDGASHNGMWDMSILQVVPGLRIAAPRDADQVRAQLREAVEVDDAPTVVRYSKGAVGPAVAAVGRIGGMDLLRAPAEGAEHPDVLLVSVGALAPMCLEIATLLDAQGITSTVVDPRWVKPVDPELPVLAARHRVVVTVEDNGRVGGVGSTIAQALRDAEVDVPLRDFGIPPRFLAHGSRGDVLAAIGLTAPDIARQVTGVVARLDGRFADEADGTAPVESAVETADEVSRD, from the coding sequence GTGGCACTGCTGACCCGTATCAACGGACCCCGCGACCTGGACCGGCTCAGCCCGCAGCAACTGGTCGAACTCGCCGAGGAGATCAGGGACTTCCTCGTCGACGCGGTCTCCAAGACCGGCGGCCACCTCGGCCCGAACCTCGGCGTGGTCGAGTTGACCGTCGCGCTGCACCGGGTCTTCCACTCGCCCGCCGACCGGGTGCTGTTCGACACCGGCCACCAGGCGTACGTGCACAAGCTGCTCACCGGCCGTCAGGACTTCGCCAGGCTCAAGGGCACCGGCGGCCTGTCCGGGTACCCCTCGCGGGCGGAGTCCGAGCACGACGTGATCGAGAACAGCCACGCCTCCACGGTGCTCGGCTGGGCCGACGGCCTGGCCAAGGCGAACGAACTGCTCGGCCGGGACGACCGGGTGGTCGCCGTGATCGGCGACGGCGCGCTGACCGGCGGCATGGCCTGGGAGGCGCTGAACAACATCGCCGCCGCCAAGCACCGCCCGCTGGTGATCGTGGTCAACGACAACGAGTGGTCCTACTCGCCGACCATCGGCGGCCTGGCCAACCACCTCGCCACCCTGCGCACCACCGACGGGTACGAGCAGTTCCTCGCCCGCACCAAGGAGGTGCTGGAGCGCACCCCGCTGATCGGCCGGCCGCTCTACGAGACGCTGCACGGCGCGAAGAAGGGCCTGAAGGACTTCGTCACCCCGCAGGGCATGTTCGAGGACCTGGGGCTGAAGTACGTCGGCCCGATCGACGGCCACGACATCGAGGCGGTGGAGTCCGCGCTGCAACGCGCCAAGCGCTTCCGCGGCCCGGTCATCGTGCACTGCATCACCGAGAAGGGCCGCGGCTACACCCCGGCCGAGCGCGACGAGACCGACCGCTTCCACGGCATCGGCCCGATCCACCCCGACACCGGGCTGCCGGTCTCGGCCGGCGGCGCCGACTGGACCTCGGTCTTCGGTGACGAGATGCTCGAACTCGGCAAGGAGCGCGAGGACATCGTCGCCATCACCGCGGCCATGCTGCACCCGGTGGGGCTGACGAAGTTCGCCAAGGCGTTCCCCGAGCGGGTCTACGACGTCGGCATCGCCGAGCAGCACGCCGCGACCTCGGCCGCGGGCCTGGCCACCGGCGGCCTGCACCCGGTCTTCGCCGTCTACGCCACGTTCCTCAACCGCGCCTTCGACCAGGTGCTGATGGACGTCGCCCTGCACAGGTGCGGCGTGACCTTCGTCCTGGACCGCGCCGGCGTCACCGGCAGCGACGGCGCCTCGCACAACGGCATGTGGGACATGTCCATCCTCCAGGTCGTGCCCGGCCTGCGGATCGCCGCGCCGCGCGACGCCGACCAGGTCCGCGCCCAACTGCGCGAGGCCGTCGAGGTCGACGACGCGCCGACGGTGGTGCGCTACTCCAAGGGCGCGGTCGGCCCCGCGGTCGCCGCGGTCGGCCGGATCGGCGGCATGGACCTGCTGCGCGCGCCCGCCGAGGGCGCCGAGCACCCCGACGTGCTGCTGGTGTCGGTCGGCGCGCTCGCCCCGATGTGCCTGGAGATCGCCACGCTGCTCGACGCGCAGGGCATCACCTCCACCGTGGTGGACCCGCGCTGGGTCAAGCCGGTCGACCCGGAGCTGCCGGTACTGGCCGCCCGGCACCGGGTGGTCGTCACCGTCGAGGACAACGGCCGGGTCGGCGGCGTCGGTTCGACGATCGCGCAGGCGCTGCGCGACGCCGAGGTGGACGTCCCGCTGCGCGACTTCGGCATCCCGCCGCGGTTCCTCGCGCACGGCTCGCGGGGGGACGTGCTGGCCGCCATTGGGCTCACCGCGCCGGACATCGCGCGCCAGGTGACCGGCGTGGTCGCCCGCCTCGACGGGCGGTTCGCCGACGAGGCGGACGGCACGGCGCCGGTCGAGTCCGCGGTCGAGACCGCGGACGAGGTCAGCCGGGACTGA
- a CDS encoding amino acid permease has product MDLGTREVTSTPRRQGVFRAKTIEESIADTEDPEHGLRKELSALDLIVYGVGVIVGTGIFVVTGAVAKQYAGPAIALSFVASAVVCGLAALCYAEFASTVPVAGSAYTFSYASIGELPAWIIGWDLVLELALGAGVVAGGWSGYVTNLLDNAGISVPDQLSHQGGHHGFDILAAALVLVLTGIVMAGMKLSARVTGLVVAIKVTVVLLVIFAGLFYVTGSNYTPFLPHSQPNTGTGSSLHAPLVQAMFGFTPSSFGVMGIFSGAAVVFFAFIGFDIVATAAEETRHPQRDLPRGIFGSLVVCTVLYVAVSLVVTGMQKYSSLDTDAPLAKAFKAVGAPFWSGLISFGAAVGLTSVVMILLLGQTRVFFAMSRDGLLPRAFSRVHPRYGTPYRTTVLLGVIVALIAGFFTVGQLEEMVNIGTLFAFVVVAVGVIVLRRTRPELERAFRAPWVPVLPVLSVCASLWLMINLSVETWLRFAGWMVLGFLIYFGYGRSHSRLAGRD; this is encoded by the coding sequence GTGGACCTGGGCACGCGAGAGGTGACGTCGACCCCACGGCGGCAGGGGGTGTTCCGCGCCAAGACGATCGAGGAGTCCATCGCCGACACGGAGGACCCCGAGCACGGCCTGCGCAAGGAACTGTCGGCGCTCGACCTGATCGTCTACGGCGTCGGCGTGATCGTCGGCACCGGCATCTTCGTGGTGACCGGCGCGGTGGCCAAGCAGTACGCGGGTCCGGCCATCGCCCTGTCCTTCGTCGCCTCGGCGGTCGTCTGCGGCCTGGCGGCACTGTGCTACGCCGAGTTCGCCTCCACCGTGCCGGTGGCCGGCTCGGCGTACACCTTCAGCTACGCCTCCATCGGGGAACTGCCGGCCTGGATCATCGGCTGGGACCTGGTGCTGGAACTGGCGCTCGGCGCGGGCGTGGTGGCCGGCGGCTGGTCCGGCTACGTCACCAACCTGCTCGACAACGCGGGCATCAGCGTGCCGGACCAGCTCAGCCACCAGGGCGGCCACCACGGCTTCGACATCCTGGCCGCCGCCCTGGTGCTGGTGCTCACCGGCATCGTGATGGCCGGCATGAAGCTGTCGGCCCGCGTCACCGGCCTGGTGGTCGCGATCAAGGTCACCGTGGTGCTGCTGGTGATCTTCGCCGGGCTCTTCTACGTCACCGGCAGCAACTACACGCCGTTCCTGCCGCACTCCCAGCCGAACACCGGCACCGGGTCGTCCCTGCACGCGCCGCTGGTGCAGGCGATGTTCGGCTTCACCCCGTCGTCGTTCGGCGTGATGGGGATCTTCTCCGGCGCCGCGGTGGTCTTCTTCGCCTTCATCGGCTTCGACATCGTGGCGACCGCCGCCGAGGAGACCCGTCACCCGCAGCGGGACCTGCCGCGCGGCATCTTCGGCTCGCTGGTGGTGTGCACCGTGCTCTACGTCGCGGTGTCGCTGGTGGTCACCGGCATGCAGAAGTACTCGTCGCTGGACACCGACGCCCCGCTGGCCAAGGCGTTCAAGGCGGTGGGGGCGCCCTTCTGGTCCGGCCTGATCAGCTTCGGCGCCGCGGTCGGCCTGACCTCGGTGGTGATGATCCTGCTGCTGGGCCAGACCCGGGTGTTCTTCGCGATGAGCCGGGACGGCCTGCTGCCGCGCGCCTTCTCCCGGGTCCACCCGCGCTACGGCACCCCGTACCGCACCACGGTGCTGCTCGGCGTGATCGTCGCGCTGATCGCCGGCTTCTTCACCGTCGGACAGTTGGAGGAGATGGTGAACATCGGCACGCTCTTCGCGTTCGTCGTCGTCGCCGTCGGCGTGATCGTGCTGCGGCGCACCCGGCCGGAACTGGAGCGCGCGTTCCGGGCCCCGTGGGTGCCGGTGCTGCCGGTGCTGTCGGTCTGCGCGTCGCTCTGGCTGATGATCAACCTCAGCGTCGAGACCTGGCTGCGGTTCGCCGGATGGATGGTGCTGGGCTTCCTGATCTACTTCGGCTACGGCCGTAGCCACAGCCGGCTCGCCGGCCGCGACTGA
- a CDS encoding DsbA family protein, with the protein MTESKGPGKGGAATPAKKKRKGPLAKIRPYAVGIMAVVVVFGGSALIGAHVRASKDDKVSAPTGAVGPAVVPTGPVSLSSTASPTPTATSGPNLQVAVRPAVPVTITVYEDLRSPDSKAFAQEYEDVLRQMLTTGQVQIHYQLVTASDRTYGGTSSQYAANAAACAQDQGRFTQFVQEVWDHQPDPHSTSLGDEKLIKSLAHKAKKIKMATFEPCIEQGDHTGWVIKSQADFAHSALGGVPALEVNGKQVKDVRSSLTPAKLRSMVNKEAKRVIAVQATPTASPTLS; encoded by the coding sequence ATGACGGAGTCCAAGGGACCCGGCAAGGGCGGCGCGGCGACGCCGGCTAAGAAGAAGCGGAAGGGCCCGCTCGCCAAGATACGGCCGTACGCGGTCGGCATCATGGCGGTGGTCGTGGTCTTCGGCGGCTCGGCGCTGATCGGCGCGCACGTGCGGGCCTCCAAGGACGACAAGGTCTCGGCGCCGACCGGTGCGGTCGGCCCCGCGGTGGTGCCGACCGGCCCGGTGAGCCTGAGCAGCACCGCCAGCCCCACCCCGACGGCGACCAGCGGCCCCAACCTCCAGGTGGCGGTGCGCCCGGCGGTGCCGGTCACCATCACCGTCTACGAGGACCTGCGCAGCCCCGACTCCAAGGCGTTCGCCCAGGAGTACGAGGACGTGCTGCGCCAGATGCTGACCACCGGCCAGGTGCAGATCCACTACCAGCTCGTCACCGCCTCGGACCGCACCTACGGCGGCACCAGCTCGCAGTACGCCGCCAACGCCGCCGCCTGTGCGCAGGACCAGGGCCGCTTCACGCAGTTCGTGCAGGAGGTCTGGGACCACCAGCCCGACCCGCACAGCACGAGCCTCGGCGACGAGAAGCTGATCAAGTCGCTGGCGCACAAGGCCAAGAAGATCAAGATGGCCACCTTCGAGCCGTGCATCGAGCAGGGCGACCACACCGGCTGGGTGATCAAGTCCCAGGCGGACTTCGCGCACTCCGCGCTGGGCGGCGTGCCCGCGCTGGAGGTCAACGGCAAGCAGGTCAAGGACGTGCGCAGCTCGCTCACCCCGGCCAAGCTGCGCAGCATGGTGAACAAGGAGGCCAAGCGCGTGATCGCCGTGCAGGCCACCCCGACCGCCTCGCCCACCCTGAGCTGA
- a CDS encoding 3-hydroxyacyl-CoA dehydrogenase NAD-binding domain-containing protein encodes MSSTAELLKSAAELFPGEVVTQAQVRHVDLPGAGRFALITLDNGFDHTKPTTLGPQSLANIDAALDQVEKEAADGTIVGVGVTGKPFIFAVGADLKGVELLERHEDALAIGRGGHDVLKRFQSLAVPSFAYYNGAAMGGGVEIGLHCSYRTVSASVPAFSLPEVFLGLVPGWGGCTLLPNLIGADRAVTVIIENSLNQNRQLKGAQVYELGIADALFEAADFLEQSLAWTASVLRGEIEVARTDVDRGEAWDQAVARGRFIADGKVHGAAPAAYRALDIIAAARNGDLRKGFEAEDLALADLIMGGELRAGIYSFNLVQKRGKRPAGAPDKSLARPVNKVGVVGAGLMASQLALLFARRLEVPVVLTDIDQARIDKGVAYVHGEVDKLLGKGRIGQDKANRLKGLVTGHLDKATAFGDADFVIEAVFEELGVKQQVFAELEAVVRPDAILATNTSSLSVSEMAAKLEHPERVVGFHFFNPVAVLPLLEIVRGAGTDDPSLATAFAVAKKLKKTAVLVKDAPAFVVNRILTRFMGEIQNVIDEGTPVAVAEKAVEPLGLPMSPLVLLELVGPAIGLHVSETLHGAFPDRFTVSANLAAVVKAGKRGFYVHDSGAPVLDPEVVALLEQGDTVLTEEQVRARVLDAVAQEIGLMLADGVVAEAQDIDLCLITGAGWPFHLGGITPYLDREGVSQRVNGKPFLEPGVASVPA; translated from the coding sequence GTGAGTTCCACCGCAGAGCTGCTGAAGAGCGCGGCCGAGCTGTTCCCGGGCGAGGTCGTCACGCAGGCCCAGGTACGGCACGTCGACCTGCCGGGCGCCGGCCGGTTCGCGCTGATCACCCTCGACAACGGCTTCGACCACACCAAGCCGACCACGCTCGGCCCGCAGTCGCTGGCGAACATCGACGCCGCGCTCGACCAGGTCGAGAAGGAGGCGGCGGACGGCACGATCGTCGGCGTCGGCGTCACCGGCAAGCCGTTCATCTTCGCGGTCGGCGCCGACCTCAAGGGCGTGGAGCTGCTGGAGCGGCACGAGGACGCGCTGGCCATCGGCCGCGGCGGCCACGACGTCCTCAAGCGGTTCCAGTCGCTGGCGGTGCCGAGCTTCGCCTACTACAACGGCGCCGCGATGGGCGGCGGCGTGGAGATCGGCCTGCACTGCTCCTACCGCACGGTCTCCGCGTCGGTGCCGGCGTTCTCGCTGCCCGAGGTCTTCCTCGGCCTGGTGCCCGGTTGGGGCGGCTGCACGCTGCTGCCGAACCTGATCGGCGCGGACCGCGCGGTGACGGTCATCATCGAGAACTCGCTCAACCAGAACCGCCAGCTCAAGGGCGCCCAGGTGTACGAACTCGGCATCGCCGACGCCCTGTTCGAGGCGGCCGACTTCCTGGAGCAGTCGCTGGCGTGGACCGCGTCCGTGCTCAGGGGCGAGATCGAGGTGGCCCGCACCGACGTCGACCGCGGCGAGGCGTGGGACCAGGCGGTCGCCCGCGGGAGGTTCATCGCGGACGGCAAGGTGCACGGCGCCGCCCCGGCCGCGTACCGGGCGCTGGACATCATCGCGGCCGCCCGCAACGGCGACCTGCGCAAGGGCTTCGAGGCCGAGGACCTCGCGCTCGCCGACCTGATCATGGGCGGCGAGCTGCGGGCCGGCATCTACTCCTTCAACCTGGTGCAGAAGCGCGGCAAGCGCCCCGCCGGCGCCCCCGACAAGTCGCTGGCCCGCCCGGTGAACAAGGTCGGCGTGGTCGGCGCGGGCCTGATGGCCTCCCAGCTCGCCCTGCTCTTCGCCCGCCGCCTGGAGGTGCCGGTCGTGCTGACCGACATCGACCAGGCCCGGATCGACAAGGGCGTGGCCTACGTCCACGGCGAGGTCGACAAGCTGCTGGGCAAGGGGCGGATCGGCCAGGACAAGGCGAACCGGCTGAAGGGCCTGGTCACCGGCCACCTCGACAAGGCGACGGCGTTCGGTGACGCGGACTTCGTCATCGAGGCGGTCTTCGAGGAACTGGGCGTCAAGCAGCAGGTCTTCGCCGAACTGGAGGCCGTGGTCCGGCCCGACGCGATCCTGGCGACCAACACCTCGTCGCTGTCGGTCTCCGAGATGGCCGCGAAGCTGGAGCACCCCGAGCGGGTGGTCGGCTTCCACTTCTTCAACCCGGTCGCGGTGCTGCCGCTGCTGGAGATCGTCCGCGGCGCGGGCACCGACGACCCGTCGCTGGCCACCGCGTTCGCGGTGGCGAAGAAGCTGAAGAAGACCGCGGTCCTGGTCAAGGACGCGCCCGCGTTCGTGGTCAACCGCATCCTGACCCGCTTCATGGGCGAGATCCAGAACGTCATCGACGAGGGCACGCCGGTGGCCGTCGCCGAGAAGGCCGTCGAGCCGCTCGGGCTGCCGATGTCGCCCCTGGTGCTGCTGGAGCTGGTCGGGCCGGCGATCGGCCTGCACGTCTCGGAGACGCTGCACGGCGCGTTCCCGGACCGCTTCACCGTCTCGGCGAACCTGGCGGCCGTGGTCAAGGCCGGCAAGCGCGGCTTCTACGTCCACGACTCGGGCGCGCCGGTGCTGGACCCGGAGGTGGTGGCGCTGCTGGAGCAGGGCGACACGGTGCTCACCGAGGAGCAGGTGCGGGCGCGGGTGCTGGACGCGGTGGCGCAGGAGATCGGGCTGATGCTCGCGGACGGCGTGGTGGCCGAGGCGCAGGACATCGACCTGTGCCTGATCACCGGCGCGGGCTGGCCCTTCCACCTCGGCGGGATCACCCCGTACCTCGACCGCGAGGGCGTCTCCCAGCGGGTGAACGGCAAGCCGTTCCTGGAGCCGGGCGTGGCGAGCGTCCCGGCCTGA
- a CDS encoding thiolase family protein, whose amino-acid sequence MSRTAREVVFVDGVRTPFGKAGPKGIYHETRADDLVIKSIRELLRRNPGLDPAKVDEVAVAATTQIGDQGLTLGRTAGILAGLPTTVPGFSIDRMCAGAMTAVTTTAGGIAFGAYDVVVAGGVEHMGRHPMGEGVDPNPRFVSEKLVDESAMFMGMTAENLHDRFPHLTKERADAYAVRSQEKAAKAYANGRIQQDLVPIAVRRTTAVDSGSAAGPVGEIGWGLATADEPMRPDTTLEQLAGLKTPFRPHGRVTAGNAAGLNDGATAALLAAEDVARELDLPVKMRLVSYAFAGVEPEVMGIGPIPATEKALAKAGLGIGDIGLFEVNEAFAVQVLSLLDHYGIADDDPRVNQYGGAIAFGHPLASSGVRLMNQLARQFEEQPHVRYGITTMCVGFGMGGTVIWENPNFDGSGK is encoded by the coding sequence GTGTCTCGTACCGCGAGGGAGGTCGTCTTCGTCGACGGCGTCCGCACCCCGTTCGGCAAGGCGGGCCCGAAGGGCATCTACCACGAGACCCGCGCCGACGACCTGGTGATCAAGTCCATCCGCGAGCTGCTGCGCCGCAACCCCGGCCTCGACCCGGCGAAGGTCGACGAGGTCGCCGTGGCGGCCACCACGCAGATCGGCGACCAGGGCCTGACCCTCGGCCGCACCGCGGGCATCCTCGCCGGACTTCCCACCACCGTGCCCGGCTTCTCGATCGACCGCATGTGCGCGGGCGCGATGACCGCCGTGACCACCACCGCCGGCGGCATCGCCTTCGGCGCGTACGACGTGGTGGTGGCCGGCGGCGTGGAGCACATGGGCCGGCACCCGATGGGCGAGGGCGTGGACCCCAACCCGCGCTTCGTCTCGGAGAAACTGGTCGACGAGTCCGCGATGTTCATGGGCATGACCGCCGAGAACCTGCACGACCGGTTCCCGCACCTCACCAAGGAGCGCGCCGACGCCTACGCCGTGCGCAGCCAGGAGAAGGCGGCGAAGGCGTACGCGAACGGCAGGATCCAGCAGGACCTGGTGCCGATCGCCGTCCGCCGCACGACCGCGGTCGACAGCGGCTCCGCCGCGGGCCCGGTCGGGGAGATCGGCTGGGGCCTGGCCACCGCCGACGAGCCGATGCGGCCGGACACCACGCTGGAGCAGCTCGCCGGGCTGAAGACGCCCTTCCGGCCGCACGGCCGGGTCACCGCCGGCAACGCCGCCGGGCTCAACGACGGTGCCACCGCCGCCCTGCTCGCCGCCGAGGACGTGGCCCGCGAGCTGGACCTGCCGGTGAAGATGCGCCTGGTGTCGTACGCCTTCGCCGGCGTGGAGCCCGAGGTGATGGGGATCGGCCCGATCCCGGCCACCGAGAAGGCGCTCGCCAAGGCGGGCCTGGGCATCGGGGACATCGGCCTGTTCGAGGTGAACGAGGCGTTCGCCGTGCAGGTGCTGTCCCTGCTGGACCACTACGGCATCGCCGACGACGACCCGCGGGTCAACCAGTACGGCGGCGCCATCGCCTTCGGCCACCCGCTGGCCTCCTCCGGGGTGCGGCTGATGAACCAGCTCGCCCGGCAGTTCGAGGAGCAGCCGCACGTGCGCTACGGCATCACCACCATGTGCGTCGGCTTCGGCATGGGCGGCACGGTCATCTGGGAGAACCCGAACTTCGACGGGAGCGGCAAGTGA